The window AAAGTCGCCGTGCTCGATGCTTTCCGGCAAGTCGCAGGCGGCCAACTCATCGCACAGCGCCGCGTAGCGCGGTACGGCGGCGCGCAGGCGCGCGACCTCGTCGGCGCTCAACCCGTCAGGCTGGTCGATGCGCATGAGCTCAGGTTCTTGCAGCAGCGCCTGCAACTGCGCCGGCAGACCGGCAAGCCGCCGGTCGAGTGTGCCGAGCGCGAGCAGGTCGGGGACACGCTCGGCCATGGCGATCTGAAGCTCGGCGTAATCGGCAAGCACGCGGTGCCAGCGGCGCATGTCGCGGTCCGCGTTCATCAGCGGGCGCAGGGTCGTGCCCCCGTCGCGCATGAGCAGCCAGCCGCGCGCCGGGTCGGCGGCGACGAGGCCGGGCACACAGGCAGGGTGCCAGCGGACCAACGCGTCGGTCAACGCCGCTTCGCGCGCGTAGCCTGGCGGTGTGGCTTTGAAGTACAAATCACCTGCCGCTGTGGACGCGCGCAGAATGACCGACCAGGCGCGCTGACGGGCT of the Chloroflexota bacterium genome contains:
- a CDS encoding phosphotransferase, translated to MILNSEPALPWSAPGWRAEVDDWIASEAARAGLPLIGPVDEARQRAWSVILRASTAAGDLYFKATPPGYAREAALTDALVRWHPACVPGLVAADPARGWLLMRDGGTTLRPLMNADRDMRRWHRVLADYAELQIAMAERVPDLLALGTLDRRLAGLPAQLQALLQEPELMRIDQPDGLSADEVARLRAAVPRYAALCDELAACDLPESIEHGDFHDNNVFVDGDRFAFFDWGDASVAHPFFSLVVVSRAIGLRLGVATNSPEVARARDAYLEPWTRFAPPARLRAAADLALRAGTLNRALTWQRALAAVPAALRAGNEDAVPAWLRDVLAATEAGAPREGAF